ACTACTCAAGATAATTTAACTTCTCGGGGGAGCCGCCATGCAAGAGCATTATTATAAGTTTTGGAGAGAAATGATCAAACCAAAGGGATTTGAGGTTGATCGTGACACTCTTCGTGATGACTACGCTAAATTCATTATCCGTCCCCTCGAAAGAGGTTTCGGGGTTACTCTTGGTAACTCCCTAAGAAGAATTCTTCTTAGTTCAATGATGGGTTCTGCAATTACAGCTGTTAAATTCGAAGGCGTGTTGCATGAGTTCACAACTATCCCTGACGTTTTGGAAGATGTTACTGACATCATCTTGAACCTTAAAGAAGTTCGCTTTAAACAATACACTTCTGACGCTGTTACTTTGAAGATCAACAAAAAAGGTCCAGGTAAAGTAACTGCAGCAGATATTCAAACTACTGATAAGATCGAAGTTTTGAACCCAGATCTACATATCGCTACTTTGGGTGGTAACGCGAATTTTAACGCCGAAATCGTTGTAAGTTTCGGTCGTGGATATGTACCTGTTGAGAATAGAGAAACTGACCTTCCTGTTGGCTTTATCGGCGTTGACGCTCTTTATAGCCCAATCAGAAAAGTTAACTACAACGTTTCAAATGCACGCGTTGGTCAAAGAACTGACTACGATGCTTTGACTCTTGAAGTTTGGACAGATGGTTCTCTTAAGCCAGAAGAATCTGTAGCTCTTTCATCTAAAA
This is a stretch of genomic DNA from Bdellovibrio reynosensis. It encodes these proteins:
- a CDS encoding DNA-directed RNA polymerase subunit alpha codes for the protein MQEHYYKFWREMIKPKGFEVDRDTLRDDYAKFIIRPLERGFGVTLGNSLRRILLSSMMGSAITAVKFEGVLHEFTTIPDVLEDVTDIILNLKEVRFKQYTSDAVTLKINKKGPGKVTAADIQTTDKIEVLNPDLHIATLGGNANFNAEIVVSFGRGYVPVENRETDLPVGFIGVDALYSPIRKVNYNVSNARVGQRTDYDALTLEVWTDGSLKPEESVALSSKIMKEQLQIFLTFDETMEPAEEAREIGSPSLNENLFRSVDDLELSVRSANCLKNANIRYIGELVVRSEAEMLKTKNFGRKSLNEIKEILGEMGLGLGMKIEGWPPAGWDPSQPPQKRETQQ